The following is a genomic window from Terriglobia bacterium.
TGGGCTGGAAGGACATCTGGCAACTGAGAGCAATCCTAGGAAGAGGAGAAACAGAAAAAGCTGCGACTAAGCAGGAGGTCGCGTAACATGATCCCGAGCGCCGCTCTTCAACCTCCAACTAAAAGCGGGACACTCTCGTCGGGCAAGTGTTTCGCTACAATAATCGCGCCACTCGCGACAACCCGCTGAACGATTCGGACAGGTTTGATCTTGCGGTTTCGCAGATCGTGAACAAGCGGCTGACTTACGCGGAATTGACTGGCAAGGTGGGAGAAACGATCAACTAACGAGTATCGCGGGAAGCGCGGCCCGAAGCGGAGTTAGACGTTCGCTTCCGCTTTTCCGCGTCGAGTTGCTCTTTGATTTTGCTGTGCGGGACGGAGAGCAGCCGCGTTGCAAATTCATCGAAGCGCGCAAATTCGCCCTGCTTCTTGGCGGAAGGTTCCGGGAGATTGATGCGCGTTTTGTGCATGAACACTCCAATTCGCTGGATCGGAGTGTCGCGCAGTGGTGTGCAAAAGTCAACTGGAGCCGTTGTGCTTGGTATTACTATTTCGCGGTGAGGAACGTTCTCCAATGCCAGATAAACCAGAACAGAAAGAACTCTATAATGCATATCTCGCAATGGCTGTATTTTGCGAGAAACTGCTCCGCGAAGCCGACAATGTCCTAAGCGTCATTCGCATTATTGATCGGTTCAATGTCGTTGGTGCGACCCCAGAGATGTCGCCAACCGTGCTGCCGTTCACGATTGTCATATCGTTCAAATCAGGATTTCTGAGGGGCAAACAGGCAGTGACGATTCGACCCAAATCCCCGCAAGGCAAGGATCTACCGTCAATGACATTTCCGATGCTTTTTGAAGGGGACAACGATAGAGGAAATGCTCTCGCTGCACAAATTAATTTTGTGGCTGATCAGGAGGGGCTCTACTGGTTTGATGTACACCTCAACGAGGAATTGGTAACGAGGATGCCGTTGAGAGTTGATTACCAGCAGGCGAGAGTTGCCATTGGTCCCCAGTGACAGAGGTGCTCCCTGCACTGGTCACCAGTACACGCGAGGTCAGCAGATAGGTATTGGCAAGTTGATGTAGTTCTTTTCTCAAATCTTCATCAGAGAGGTGGCCGATTTCGTGTTCCGCCAAACCCAACTCGATTGCATAGGCGAGCTGCTGCGTTTCGACACTTCCCCATTGGTGCACATTCCAACTGCGGGGGACGAGCCAGTTCTCGAACTGATCAAGAGTAATTTCTCCCGCTAGGAATCTACCAATTTCGGATCGAATATCGGAATCGTTGATCATGCCGGATGATGATATACCAGTCGAATATTTGACCAAACAGCAGATGCAAGAGAAATTAAATTCTAGTAACTACCCCGCTTTATTGGCCAAGCATGAAATCCGCGAACAGGTAACCTGGGAACGCCACGCCAACCCGCTAAAGAGCGGACAGCCGTTTTGCACATACAGTCAAATGCTCTCTTGGTTTGATGCCGAAGATGACGAATTGGTGCGGCTCCATCGCTACCTGTTGCCCAACAGCGCAGAGCTTGGCGCAAGCAAGAAGCCCGATCCGGTTAGACTCAAAATGGAAGGAAAAATCTACAAATTGCGCAGCAGGAATCAATGAGGCGGTATCGCGCAACAAGCCCAATTTACTGAGCGAAGTATATTTGCCGTCCGGCCCTGACAGGAGAGACCGCGCGCCTTCCTAATCTCGCCGTGCGGTTGGATCTGCTGTTGTGGACGGCATCGAAGTGAATCTGACGGGCTGTCGTTAGGTGCGCCGCCAAATCCCTCGGCAGGCTCTACCCGCAAGCCGCAGCGGTCGAAGGGCAAAGTACAGCGGCGAGAGCCCCCGAGGCAACGGCAGCAGCGCCCAATCCCGCGGGCTCGGGGTCAGGGCCAACAGCATGACGTAGCGCAAGCGATCACGCCAGCGCTCCCGAGCACGCAGTGTGAACCAGTGACCGGAAACCTCGGGTACCCCACGCGCCTCCACCGCAAGTCGGCGCTCCACGGTTCGGCAAAGCAGCGGCAGCTCCCGATCCGCCGACACCTGCTGACCGACCGTGGCCGCCAGGCGGACGCCCAGCAGGTCTTGGGCAAGAGCCAGAGCCAGCAGCGTCAGGCGCTCGATTCCCAGCCCGCGAGCCATCTGGAAAATGGCATCCCAATCGAGTCTGGGATAGGTACGAAGCAACTGCGCGATGTCCGCAATCCATCCCAGCCGCTCCCATTCGTGCTTCGCACCGTGAACGGACAACATCAGGAGCAGGGCCTCGGGAGACAGGGACTGCACTTGACGCGATTCCAGCGAGGCAGCCACTGCCGTCCGGAATAACCACTCGGTGTCAAACTCCACCGAGAAATATCTTGGTGCAATGCGCCACTGGATTTCCACCAAACCGGCTCCCGCCGTGCGCCGAAACATCTGCTCGCAAGCGAACGCCAAATGGGACGACAGGCGCGCCGAATCCACCCGCGGATCAGGGGAGTAGCCCGCCCTCTCCAGCAGTTCCGCCGCGCGCAGGACATCCGCGCGGCGCACCAGGAAATCAAGGTCGGTGAAGTTCCGCAGAGCGACGTCGCCGTAGAGCGCCTGCGCCAGTACCGGCCCCTTGTAGGGCAACACCGGAACGTCGCCTGCTGCGAACGCGTCCAGCAAGCGCAGCAACTCCGCGGTTAAAAACAGGCTGCGGCGAGTGCTCTCGTGAAAATGCTTCTCCAGCCGTTCACGAACCCCGGCCGGAACTTCCGGATGCTCGGCCAGCGCGCGGTGCACCAGTGGCATGACCGAGTGGCGCTCCGCCTCTTCGAAAAAACGATCCCAGTCGACACGTTGGGCAAACCACCCGCCAGCGCAGAGCGCACCGTCCTGAGCGCTTGCACAGGCCAGGAGCAGTTCGAGCTCCGGCGTCCGCATTGTCGGCACAATCGACCGATTCAGATACACGATTGGCGCGCGCCCTCTGCCCTGATGGCTCTGCTACTATGGCTGCCTATGCTTCGTCGGCTGAGGCTCTCTCTCGGTTCGCTACGCCGGTTGGTAGGGCCGCTTGGGCAAAATACCCACCTTGATTCAGAAGTTCGAGTATAGATTCTGCAGCGCACGGTCTGCAAAAGTAGTAGCCTTGTGCCAGATCGCAATCTAAGTCTCTGATTTGCTGAAGCTGGACCTCGGTTTCAACTCCTTCGGCGACCACGGCCAGCCCTATCCTGTGGCCCAGCAGAATGATGGTGCGGACAATTTCGCGCGTCTCTT
Proteins encoded in this region:
- a CDS encoding nucleotidyltransferase family protein; this translates as MPTMRTPELELLLACASAQDGALCAGGWFAQRVDWDRFFEEAERHSVMPLVHRALAEHPEVPAGVRERLEKHFHESTRRSLFLTAELLRLLDAFAAGDVPVLPYKGPVLAQALYGDVALRNFTDLDFLVRRADVLRAAELLERAGYSPDPRVDSARLSSHLAFACEQMFRRTAGAGLVEIQWRIAPRYFSVEFDTEWLFRTAVAASLESRQVQSLSPEALLLMLSVHGAKHEWERLGWIADIAQLLRTYPRLDWDAIFQMARGLGIERLTLLALALAQDLLGVRLAATVGQQVSADRELPLLCRTVERRLAVEARGVPEVSGHWFTLRARERWRDRLRYVMLLALTPSPRDWALLPLPRGLSPLYFALRPLRLAGRACRGIWRRT